From Apteryx mantelli isolate bAptMan1 chromosome 32, bAptMan1.hap1, whole genome shotgun sequence, the proteins below share one genomic window:
- the LOC106497304 gene encoding class I histocompatibility antigen, F10 alpha chain-like yields the protein MLAAIGGMSGAEPMAMQGRGLSVDRRCMRAVAATGRGPGWMMEPRLLLVLALALGGSGSAASSPHSLRYFYTGMSEPSPGLPAFMAVGCVDGKTIMRYSSEQRAEPRAAWMVANVDQQYWDHETQNLQRSQQVFRMALDTLQKRYNHSGGYHTQQIMYGCDILEDGGVRGFSQHAYDGRDFIAFDKDTLTFTAADAGAEITKRKWEADEAIAEGWKHYLEKTCIEWLQKYVEYGNTTLERRERPAVRVSGKESNGLLTLSCRAHGFYPPSIAINWLRKGHVQAQETKRGSTAPNSDGTYHAWAIIEAFAAEKDEYQCRVDHASLPEPGLFSWEPESNLLPIIIRVAVAAFVIVAAIIGFAVWKSRSGSKPDT from the exons ATGCTGGCTGCTATTGGTGGGATGTCTGGAGCAGAGCCAATGGCGATGCAGGGGCGGGGCCTGAGTGTGGATCGGCGCTGCATGAGGGCGGTGGCGGCGACAGGCCGGGGCCCGGGGTGGATGATGGAGCCGAGGCTGCTGTtggtgctggcgctggcgctgggggGCAGCGGGTCGGCGGCGAGCA gcCCCCACTCCCTGCGCTACTTCTACACCGGGATGTCagagcccagcccggggctgcccgcgTTCATGGCCGTGGGGTGCGTGGATGGAAAGACCATCATGCGCTACAGCAGCGAGCAGAGAGCGGAGCCCCGCGCAGCCTGGATGGTGGCCAACGTGGACCAGCAGTACTGGGACCACGAGACCCAGAACTTACAGAGGTCACAGCAGGTTTTCCGCATGGCCCTGGACACGCTGCAGAAACGCTACAACCACAGCGGGG GGTATCACACACAGCAGATCATGTACGGCTGTGACATCCTGGAGGACGGGGGGGTCCGGGGGTTTTCACAGCATGCCTACGACGGGAGGGACTTCATCGCCTTCGACAAGGACACGCTGACGTTCACTGCAGCGGATGCTGGGGCAGAAATCACCAAGAGGAAGTGGGAGGCTGATGAGGCCATTGCTGAGGGTTGGAAGCACTACCTGGAGAAGACCTGCATTGAGTGGCTGCAGAAATACGTGGAGTACGGGAACACCACgctggagaggagag AGCGCCCCGCTGTGCGAGTGTCGGGGAAGGAGAGCAACGGGCTCCTGACCTTGTCGTGCCGGGCTCACGGCTTCTACCCACCGTCCATCGCCATCAACTGGCTGAGAAAGGGCCACGTCCAAGCCCAGGAGACCAAGCGGGGCAGCACCGCGCCCAACAGCGACGGCACCTACCACGCCTGGGCCATCATCGAAGCCTTCGCAGCGGAGAAGGACGAGTACCAGTGCCGCGTGGATCACGCCAGCCTGCCGGAGCCCGGCCTCTTCTCCTGGG AGCCGGAGAGCAACCTGCTGCCCATCATCATCAGGGTTGCCGTTGCTGCATTCGTCATTGTTGCGGCTATCATCGGCTTTGCGGTCTGGAAGAGCAGATCGG GGAGCAAGCCTGACACTTAA
- the LOC106489919 gene encoding class I histocompatibility antigen, F10 alpha chain-like isoform X2 — MGPGPLLALALALALALGGGGAAASGPHSLHFFHTGVSEPSPGLPAFVAVGYVDGETISRYDSETQRKVPRTGWMKANVEQQYWDRQTETCQNRQQIFFMNLDMAQKRYNHSGGYHTWQSMYGCDLLEDGGIWGFYQEAYNGRDFLTLDKDMLTFTAADAAAEITKREREAAGEPESLKHYLENTCIEWLRKYVEYGKATLERRERPTVRVSGKESHGLLTLSCRAHGFYPRSIAINWLRKGRVQAQETKWGSTVPNSDGTYHAWASIEAFATEKDEYQCRVEHASLPEPGLFSWGSNSDTLAMKH; from the exons atggggccggggccgctgctggcgctggcgctggcgctggcgctggcgctggggggcggcggggcggcggcgagcg gcCCCCACTCCCTGCACTTTTTCCACACCGGGGTGTCggagcccagcccggggctgcccgcgTTCGTGGCCGTGGGGTACGTGGACGGAGAGACCATCTCGCGCTACGACAGCGAGACGCAGAGGAAAGTGCCCCGCACGGGCTGGATGAAGGCCAACGTGGAGCAGCAGTACTGGGACCGCCAGACCGAGACATGCCAGAACAGGCAGCAAATTTTCTTCATGAACCTGGACATGGCGCAGAAACGCTACAACCACAGCGGGG GGTATCACACATGGCAGTCCATGTATGGCTGTGACCTCCTGGAGGATGGGGGGATCTGGGGGTTTTATCAGGAGGCCTACAACGGAAGGGACTTCCTCACCTTGGACAAGGACATGCTGACATTCACCGCGGcggatgctgcagcagaaatcaccaagagggagagggaggctgcAGGTGAGCCTGAGAGCTTGAAGCACTACCTGGAGAACACCTGCATTGAGTGGCTGCGGAAATACGTGGAGTACGGGAAGGCCACgctggagaggagag AGCGCCCCACTGTGCGAGTGTCGGGGAAGGAGAGCCACGGGCTCCTGACCTTGTCATGCCGGGCTCACGGCTTCTACCCACGCTCCATCGCCATCAACTGGCTGAGAAAGGGCCGCGTCCAAGCCCAGGAGACCAAATGGGGCAGCACCGTTCCCAACAGCGACGGCACCTACCACGCCTGGGCCAGCATTGAAGCCTTCGCAACGGAGAAGGACGAGTACCAGTGCCGTGTGGAGCACGCCAGCCTGCCGGAGCCCGGCCTGTTCTCCTGGG GAAGCAACTCCGACACTTTAGCGATGAAGCACTGA
- the LOC106489919 gene encoding class I histocompatibility antigen, F10 alpha chain-like isoform X1: MGPGPLLALALALALALGGGGAAASGPHSLHFFHTGVSEPSPGLPAFVAVGYVDGETISRYDSETQRKVPRTGWMKANVEQQYWDRQTETCQNRQQIFFMNLDMAQKRYNHSGGYHTWQSMYGCDLLEDGGIWGFYQEAYNGRDFLTLDKDMLTFTAADAAAEITKREREAAGEPESLKHYLENTCIEWLRKYVEYGKATLERRERPTVRVSGKESHGLLTLSCRAHGFYPRSIAINWLRKGRVQAQETKWGSTVPNSDGTYHAWASIEAFATEKDEYQCRVEHASLPEPGLFSWEPQSNLLPIIIGVVVAVLVVIAAIIGFAFWKSR; this comes from the exons atggggccggggccgctgctggcgctggcgctggcgctggcgctggcgctggggggcggcggggcggcggcgagcg gcCCCCACTCCCTGCACTTTTTCCACACCGGGGTGTCggagcccagcccggggctgcccgcgTTCGTGGCCGTGGGGTACGTGGACGGAGAGACCATCTCGCGCTACGACAGCGAGACGCAGAGGAAAGTGCCCCGCACGGGCTGGATGAAGGCCAACGTGGAGCAGCAGTACTGGGACCGCCAGACCGAGACATGCCAGAACAGGCAGCAAATTTTCTTCATGAACCTGGACATGGCGCAGAAACGCTACAACCACAGCGGGG GGTATCACACATGGCAGTCCATGTATGGCTGTGACCTCCTGGAGGATGGGGGGATCTGGGGGTTTTATCAGGAGGCCTACAACGGAAGGGACTTCCTCACCTTGGACAAGGACATGCTGACATTCACCGCGGcggatgctgcagcagaaatcaccaagagggagagggaggctgcAGGTGAGCCTGAGAGCTTGAAGCACTACCTGGAGAACACCTGCATTGAGTGGCTGCGGAAATACGTGGAGTACGGGAAGGCCACgctggagaggagag AGCGCCCCACTGTGCGAGTGTCGGGGAAGGAGAGCCACGGGCTCCTGACCTTGTCATGCCGGGCTCACGGCTTCTACCCACGCTCCATCGCCATCAACTGGCTGAGAAAGGGCCGCGTCCAAGCCCAGGAGACCAAATGGGGCAGCACCGTTCCCAACAGCGACGGCACCTACCACGCCTGGGCCAGCATTGAAGCCTTCGCAACGGAGAAGGACGAGTACCAGTGCCGTGTGGAGCACGCCAGCCTGCCGGAGCCCGGCCTGTTCTCCTGGG AGCCGCAGAGCAACCTGCTGCCCATCATCATTGGGGTTGTCGTCGCTGTGCTCGTTGTCATTGCGGCCATCATCGGCTTTGCGTTCTGGAAGAGCAGATAG